From the genome of Wolbachia endosymbiont (group B) of Parapoynx stratiotata, one region includes:
- a CDS encoding phage tail sheath subtilisin-like domain-containing protein, which translates to MPEEFLHGVKVIEVTSGARSVRTAKSSVIGVIGTAPEADEQKFPLNSPVLIAGSLKEAAKLGKSGTLPSAINGIFSQIGATVVVIRVEESEAIQNIIGGVDEETGKYQGIQAFLSSESIIHVAPRILIAPQFTHQLPESENPKNPVVAALIGVAEKLRAIIVADGPNTNDEEAIKWRKSVGSSRVYVVDPWVKVFIEGKEEILPSSPFVAGLIAKVDSEQGFWHSPSNKEINGIVGTSRPIDFTLGNTNCRANHLNENEVTTIIHQNGYRLWGNRTCSNDSKWAFLSVRRTADLINDSPLRAHLWAADRNITKTYIDDVIEGVNSYLANLKAQGAIISGKCYATPELNTPTNIASGKVSFDFEFTPPYPAEQITFRSHLVSGAIL; encoded by the coding sequence ATGCCAGAAGAATTTTTACACGGAGTAAAGGTTATTGAGGTAACCTCAGGAGCAAGATCAGTACGTACAGCTAAATCATCAGTGATAGGTGTAATTGGTACTGCCCCTGAAGCTGATGAGCAAAAATTTCCACTCAATAGTCCAGTATTAATAGCAGGAAGCTTAAAGGAAGCAGCAAAGCTTGGGAAAAGTGGAACACTACCTTCTGCAATAAACGGAATATTTTCCCAAATTGGTGCAACAGTAGTAGTTATTCGAGTTGAAGAAAGTGAAGCTATTCAAAATATAATTGGTGGAGTTGATGAAGAGACTGGAAAATATCAGGGAATTCAAGCATTCCTCAGCAGTGAAAGCATAATACATGTTGCCCCAAGAATACTAATTGCACCTCAGTTTACTCATCAATTGCCTGAATCTGAAAATCCTAAAAACCCAGTAGTAGCAGCTTTGATAGGAGTAGCAGAAAAGCTAAGGGCAATAATAGTTGCAGATGGACCAAATACCAATGATGAAGAAGCCATAAAATGGAGAAAAAGTGTAGGTAGCTCAAGAGTTTACGTTGTTGACCCATGGGTTAAGGTGTTTATTGAAGGAAAAGAAGAAATTTTGCCGTCTAGCCCATTTGTAGCTGGTTTAATAGCGAAAGTAGATAGCGAACAAGGATTTTGGCATTCACCTTCAAATAAAGAAATAAACGGTATTGTTGGCACAAGCAGGCCTATTGATTTTACGCTCGGTAATACAAATTGTAGAGCAAACCACTTAAATGAAAATGAAGTAACAACGATAATTCATCAAAATGGCTATAGGCTTTGGGGAAATAGAACATGTTCAAATGACTCAAAATGGGCTTTTCTGTCAGTGAGAAGGACTGCAGATTTAATCAACGATAGTCCACTTCGAGCTCATTTATGGGCAGCTGATCGCAATATTACCAAAACTTATATAGATGATGTGATTGAGGGAGTAAATTCTTATCTTGCAAATTTAAAAGCGCAAGGGGCGATTATTAGCGGAAAGTGTTATGCAACTCCAGAGCTCAATACACCAACAAATATTGCAAGCGGAAAAGTGTCTTTTGATTTTGAGTTCACGCCACCATATCCAGCTGAACAGATTACTTTCAGGTCACACCTTGTGAGTGGCGCAATATTGTAA
- a CDS encoding phage major tail tube protein has protein sequence MLPKILKNFNVFVDGRGYAGKIDEVTLPKLTIKTEEYRAGGMDIPINIDMGMEKLEADFTFSEYDSELFRLFGLINNNAVSLTLRGGLQGSNSEAESVVVNLRGLFKELDFGSWKPAEKATLKCTVAANYYKLTIDGKELIEIDAENMIRKIDGVDQMASMRTALGI, from the coding sequence ATGCTACCAAAGATCCTAAAGAATTTTAACGTATTTGTTGATGGTCGTGGTTATGCAGGAAAAATAGATGAAGTAACCTTGCCAAAACTTACCATAAAAACAGAAGAATACAGAGCTGGTGGTATGGATATTCCAATAAATATTGATATGGGCATGGAAAAGCTTGAAGCAGATTTCACTTTTTCTGAATATGACTCTGAGCTCTTTAGACTTTTCGGATTGATAAACAATAATGCTGTTTCTCTTACTTTACGGGGAGGATTACAAGGAAGTAATAGTGAAGCTGAATCTGTAGTAGTTAACTTAAGAGGGCTCTTTAAAGAACTTGATTTTGGTAGCTGGAAACCTGCTGAAAAAGCAACACTAAAATGCACTGTAGCTGCCAACTATTATAAGCTCACTATTGATGGCAAAGAATTGATTGAAATTGATGCAGAAAACATGATTCGCAAGATCGATGGTGTTGATCAAATGGCTTCTATGCGCACAGCCTTAGGAATTTGA
- a CDS encoding phage tail assembly protein, which produces MQKIKLTEPIKIDGILVSELTLRRPKVRDRLAVERMSNNDAEKEVALIANLASISREAVEELDLADYNKIQGALQGFLSQQKT; this is translated from the coding sequence ATGCAAAAAATTAAATTAACTGAACCAATAAAAATCGATGGGATTTTAGTTTCAGAGTTAACTCTACGCCGTCCAAAAGTGCGAGATCGTTTAGCTGTTGAACGTATGAGTAATAACGATGCAGAGAAGGAAGTAGCACTGATTGCAAATCTTGCAAGTATTTCAAGAGAAGCAGTAGAAGAACTTGATCTTGCAGACTACAATAAGATTCAGGGAGCGTTACAAGGTTTTTTGTCTCAGCAGAAGACTTGA
- a CDS encoding phage tail tape measure protein gives MKAISIVIGATLQSSFNSTIAGSTKQLSRIGSTIKQLESSSKSISKFKELSHDALLARRSWNELEIKTKSLAKQIKNAEAPSKSLQNEFTKSKAAALKAKTAYLQKRSALHHLRTEFSKSGRDIKSLIGDQAKLGSSIEKLKNNYTALNSVMQKRKGVLAQRANFRAQMMDAVALGLTLAAPLKAAISFESAMADVKKVVKFEDTDVNGLTKLGETLKEMSRTIPLSAAELAQITASGGQLGIKAKDLTTFTDTVAKMATAFDMSAEEAGDAIAKLSNIYQIEIGEMANIGDAINHISDNTAAKAKDIVPTLNRIGGTARQFGLTAVEAGALASSFISLGKAPEKAGTAINAMLSKLQTASKQGGNFQKAFQQLKINAKEFEKAIGKNAQGTLVKFLEIIAKLDKQERSSVLFDLFGLEYQDDIALLIGSLDEYKKSLRLINEEYKGSMQREFENRANTTANNLQLLKNSIAEVGMNLGSVLLPPLNFTVNLLKSATTQVALYAKEYRVLTTVVISTIAALISIKIAAISLGYAWTFVKGSLLALLSTWKVFGSVITLVKIGLYSTSAVFPAIIAGFKALTIAVMSNPMGLIIGGLAVAATLIITKWQAVKNFFVTIWESVKIVWKSFSDWVGKFWNNITQPFRTISNLWNKRNESKLEVKSVNNVISDSLKYPIAAHSKAIENKTQNNHFSINIHSTPGQDTRSIADEVMERIREQFSGALYDIN, from the coding sequence ATGAAAGCAATTTCTATAGTAATTGGAGCAACACTGCAAAGCAGTTTTAATAGTACGATAGCAGGTAGTACGAAGCAGCTTTCTCGTATTGGTAGTACGATAAAACAACTTGAATCATCAAGTAAATCAATATCCAAGTTTAAAGAGCTCAGCCACGATGCTCTGCTTGCTAGGCGTTCTTGGAATGAGCTAGAAATAAAAACAAAATCTCTGGCTAAACAGATAAAAAATGCAGAAGCACCAAGTAAGAGCCTGCAAAATGAATTTACAAAATCTAAAGCTGCAGCACTGAAAGCTAAAACAGCTTATTTACAAAAAAGAAGTGCTCTCCACCATTTACGCACGGAGTTCAGTAAAAGTGGTAGAGATATAAAATCTCTTATTGGAGACCAAGCTAAACTTGGCTCTTCTATTGAAAAGCTTAAAAATAACTATACGGCTTTAAATTCCGTAATGCAAAAACGTAAAGGAGTTTTAGCGCAAAGAGCAAATTTTAGAGCTCAAATGATGGATGCTGTAGCACTTGGCCTCACACTTGCTGCACCACTTAAGGCTGCAATTAGTTTTGAGAGTGCCATGGCTGATGTAAAGAAAGTTGTAAAGTTTGAAGATACAGATGTAAATGGCTTAACAAAACTTGGGGAAACATTAAAGGAAATGTCGCGTACAATTCCGCTATCTGCAGCAGAACTTGCGCAAATTACTGCAAGTGGTGGTCAACTTGGTATTAAAGCTAAAGATCTTACGACTTTTACAGACACTGTGGCCAAAATGGCAACTGCATTTGATATGTCAGCAGAAGAGGCAGGAGATGCTATTGCTAAACTTTCTAATATTTATCAAATTGAAATTGGTGAAATGGCAAATATTGGTGATGCAATAAATCATATTTCTGATAACACTGCAGCAAAAGCTAAAGACATTGTTCCGACGCTAAACAGAATCGGTGGTACAGCAAGGCAATTTGGTTTAACTGCAGTGGAGGCAGGAGCCTTAGCAAGTAGCTTCATTAGTCTTGGTAAAGCTCCTGAAAAGGCAGGCACAGCAATCAATGCAATGCTTAGCAAACTACAAACAGCGAGTAAACAAGGTGGCAATTTTCAAAAAGCTTTTCAGCAGCTAAAAATAAATGCCAAGGAATTTGAAAAAGCAATTGGCAAGAATGCACAAGGCACATTAGTTAAGTTTTTAGAAATAATTGCAAAACTAGATAAGCAAGAACGTTCTAGTGTTCTTTTTGATCTCTTTGGCCTTGAATATCAAGATGATATAGCACTACTCATTGGTAGTCTTGATGAGTACAAAAAATCTTTACGATTAATAAACGAGGAATATAAGGGCTCAATGCAAAGGGAGTTTGAAAACAGAGCAAATACTACAGCAAATAACCTTCAGTTACTTAAAAACTCAATAGCAGAAGTGGGAATGAATCTTGGTTCTGTATTATTACCACCTTTAAATTTTACTGTTAATCTTCTAAAGTCAGCAACTACACAAGTAGCACTTTATGCCAAGGAGTATAGAGTACTGACTACAGTAGTCATAAGTACGATTGCAGCGTTGATTAGCATTAAAATAGCAGCCATATCTCTTGGATATGCTTGGACTTTTGTAAAAGGTTCCTTATTGGCTCTTTTATCTACTTGGAAAGTGTTTGGATCTGTTATTACTTTGGTAAAAATAGGTCTTTATTCTACTTCTGCAGTTTTTCCAGCAATAATTGCTGGATTTAAAGCATTGACAATTGCCGTAATGAGCAACCCTATGGGGCTGATTATTGGTGGTCTTGCTGTTGCTGCAACTTTGATAATTACCAAATGGCAAGCAGTAAAGAACTTTTTTGTTACTATCTGGGAATCAGTGAAAATTGTATGGAAGTCTTTTTCTGATTGGGTAGGAAAATTTTGGAATAATATTACTCAGCCCTTTAGAACAATCAGTAATCTGTGGAATAAAAGAAATGAGTCTAAACTAGAAGTTAAGTCTGTAAATAACGTTATAAGTGATTCTCTTAAGTACCCCATTGCGGCACACAGTAAAGCTATAGAGAATAAAACTCAAAATAATCACTTCAGTATTAATATTCATTCAACCCCTGGGCAAGATACACGTAGCATTGCTGATGAAGTAATGGAGCGAATTAGAGAGCAATTTAGTGGCGCACTTTACGATATAAATTAA
- a CDS encoding phage tail protein, which translates to MLSLGPYRFSLIEQGFTRRSEYRWPALERIGEKPLLQSIGPGEDIVELAGVIYSGGLKQINNMRNSSKPFLLIDGQGNILGHFVIVKIEETQKYFFPNGEPRKIEFHLSLKHYDNVLLDGSLNNPVDNIQLDDDVLQN; encoded by the coding sequence ATGTTATCTCTTGGTCCATATAGATTTTCATTAATTGAGCAAGGCTTTACACGCAGAAGTGAATATCGCTGGCCTGCACTTGAGCGTATTGGGGAAAAGCCATTGCTTCAAAGTATTGGTCCTGGAGAGGACATTGTTGAGCTTGCAGGAGTAATCTATTCAGGAGGGCTGAAGCAAATAAATAATATGCGAAATTCATCAAAACCTTTCTTACTCATTGATGGCCAAGGTAACATTTTAGGCCATTTTGTTATCGTGAAAATAGAAGAAACGCAGAAATATTTTTTTCCAAATGGTGAACCAAGAAAGATTGAGTTTCACTTAAGTTTGAAGCACTACGATAACGTGTTGTTAGATGGATCACTAAATAATCCCGTTGACAATATACAACTTGATGATGATGTACTACAAAACTAA
- a CDS encoding tail protein X yields MMMYYKTKENDMLDLICWKHYGFSSEAVEVVLRANPGLAEYELLPAGLIIKLPVIQRTIQKQVVKLWD; encoded by the coding sequence ATGATGATGTACTACAAAACTAAAGAAAATGATATGTTAGATTTGATCTGTTGGAAGCACTATGGATTCAGCTCAGAAGCAGTTGAGGTTGTGTTAAGAGCTAATCCTGGACTTGCAGAGTATGAACTTCTTCCTGCAGGCTTAATTATTAAATTGCCTGTCATTCAAAGAACGATACAAAAGCAAGTAGTAAAACTATGGGATTAA